One genomic window of Bacteroidales bacterium includes the following:
- a CDS encoding translation initiation factor, translating to MSKNKKKKKKNSGFVYSTDPNFQYNLDENTEEETLPPQQQDLRISLDRRRRKGKEVTLVTGFVGNEEDLKDLGKEIKTKMGVGGSVKNGELIIQGDLRDDVLGFLKSRGYKVKKAGG from the coding sequence ATGAGTAAGAACAAAAAGAAGAAAAAGAAGAATTCCGGCTTTGTTTATTCTACAGATCCCAATTTTCAATATAATTTGGACGAAAATACCGAAGAGGAAACATTGCCGCCGCAACAACAAGATTTGCGTATTAGCCTGGACCGACGCCGAAGAAAGGGTAAAGAAGTTACCCTGGTAACCGGTTTTGTTGGGAATGAAGAAGATTTAAAAGATCTTGGCAAGGAAATAAAAACAAAAATGGGTGTAGGTGGCTCTGTGAAAAACGGAGAGCTTATTATACAGGGCGATCTCAGGGATGATGTATTGGGTTTTCTCAAATCCAGAGGATATAAGGTTAAAAAGGCAGGCGGATGA
- the typA gene encoding translational GTPase TypA has product MKNIRNIALIAHVDHGKTTIVDRILHQVKIFRENQDVGDLILDSNDLERERGITILSKNVSVRYKETKINIIDTPGHSDFGGEVERVLNMADGVLLLVDALEGPMPQTRFVLQKALKLGLKPILVINKVDKPNCLPEEVQESVFDLMFHLNATEEQLNFPTLFGSSKEGWMSDDYRNPSNDVSHLLDTILDHIQPPQEASGTLQLQVSSIDYSSYLGRIAVGRISRGTLQAGMRVSIVKNNGAIIPSQIKELYVFEGLGKEKVKNPVGAGEIVAVLLPDNFDIGDTIADIEKPEGMPPLLIDEPTMSMLFTVNTSPFYGQEGKYVTSRHLRERLFKETEKNLALKVEETDSPEKWNVFGRGVLHLSILVETMRREGYEFQLGQPQVVLKEKNGEMHEPMELMTIHIPESFSGKVIEIASQRKGEIINIENKNGRTALEFKIPARGMIGINNLILTSTGGEAVINHRFHTYETWKGNILNRNTGSLIAMETGTAIPYSIEKLQDRGNFFIEPTEKVYAGQVIGENTRHDDLVVNIIKTKKLTNIRAAGSDDKTTVIPATKFSLEEAMEYIKKDEYIEVTPKSIRLRKIILDENERKRLRKSEASA; this is encoded by the coding sequence ATGAAGAATATTAGAAACATAGCACTTATAGCCCATGTTGACCATGGCAAAACAACCATTGTAGACCGGATTCTACACCAGGTAAAAATTTTTCGTGAGAACCAGGATGTCGGTGATCTGATATTGGATTCCAATGATCTGGAAAGAGAAAGGGGCATCACCATCCTTTCAAAAAATGTATCGGTAAGATATAAAGAAACCAAGATCAATATCATAGATACGCCGGGCCACTCGGATTTTGGTGGTGAAGTGGAACGGGTGCTGAATATGGCTGACGGGGTACTTTTATTGGTAGATGCCCTGGAAGGGCCCATGCCACAGACCCGCTTCGTGCTTCAGAAAGCTTTGAAACTGGGGCTCAAACCCATCCTAGTTATCAACAAGGTTGACAAACCCAACTGTTTGCCTGAAGAGGTACAGGAATCTGTCTTCGATCTGATGTTCCACCTGAACGCCACTGAAGAACAACTGAATTTTCCCACCCTCTTCGGTTCTTCAAAAGAAGGATGGATGTCTGACGATTACAGGAATCCATCCAATGATGTTTCTCATCTGCTGGATACCATACTGGATCACATCCAACCTCCACAAGAAGCTTCGGGCACACTACAGCTTCAGGTAAGCTCAATTGATTATTCCTCTTACCTGGGCCGTATAGCTGTGGGGAGAATATCCAGAGGAACCCTCCAGGCAGGCATGAGGGTGTCAATTGTAAAAAACAACGGAGCCATCATTCCATCTCAGATCAAGGAGCTTTATGTATTCGAGGGACTGGGCAAAGAGAAAGTAAAAAACCCGGTTGGTGCCGGAGAGATTGTGGCCGTGCTTCTGCCTGATAATTTCGATATTGGTGATACCATAGCAGATATAGAAAAACCGGAAGGCATGCCACCGCTACTCATTGATGAACCCACCATGAGCATGCTTTTTACGGTTAACACTTCACCTTTTTATGGTCAGGAGGGAAAATATGTGACGTCCCGACATCTTCGCGAAAGGCTTTTCAAAGAAACCGAAAAGAACCTGGCGCTTAAGGTAGAGGAAACGGATTCTCCGGAAAAATGGAATGTTTTCGGAAGAGGGGTATTGCACCTTTCTATCCTGGTAGAAACCATGCGGCGCGAGGGTTACGAATTTCAACTGGGTCAGCCCCAGGTAGTCCTGAAAGAAAAGAACGGAGAAATGCACGAGCCTATGGAACTTATGACCATTCACATACCGGAATCCTTCTCAGGCAAAGTTATTGAGATCGCATCCCAGCGAAAAGGAGAAATTATCAACATTGAAAATAAAAACGGCAGAACAGCACTGGAATTTAAGATTCCAGCACGGGGGATGATCGGTATCAACAACCTGATCCTTACTTCAACCGGAGGTGAAGCAGTCATAAATCACCGCTTTCATACCTATGAGACCTGGAAAGGCAATATACTCAACCGCAATACAGGTTCGCTGATTGCCATGGAAACAGGAACTGCTATACCCTATTCTATTGAGAAACTGCAGGACAGAGGAAACTTTTTTATAGAACCCACCGAAAAAGTATATGCCGGGCAGGTAATAGGTGAAAACACCCGACATGACGATCTCGTGGTGAATATCATCAAAACCAAGAAGCTGACCAATATAAGGGCCGCCGGCTCCGATGATAAAACCACAGTCATACCGGCTACCAAATTCTCTTTGGAAGAAGCCATGGAATATATCAAAAAAGATGAGTACATTGAAGTAACACCCAAATCGATCCGACTTAGAAAGATCATTCTGGATGAAAATGAAAGGAAACGGCTCAGGAAGAGTGAAGCCAGCGCCTGA
- a CDS encoding DUF2461 domain-containing protein yields the protein MISSEMLGFLSDLAANNNKEWFHAHKARYQLVRKEFEQYIAYLIAEIASFDDFIKNLQPKDCIFRINRDIRFSRDKLPYKKNFGAFIAPKGRRAGYAGYYFHVEPGNSFAAGGIYRPSSKSLKAIRTEIYENTAEFKGIIYDPGFMEQFGTIVSDGKLKTAPKGFPKDFEDVDLLNYKDYTVLKPFEEDLLTSEALTEEIMEAFETVYPLNQFINEAIDFHTEGSAY from the coding sequence ATGATAAGCAGCGAAATGCTCGGTTTTCTCAGCGATTTGGCAGCCAACAACAACAAGGAATGGTTTCATGCCCATAAAGCCCGTTATCAGTTGGTTCGAAAAGAATTTGAACAGTATATCGCATACCTGATTGCTGAAATTGCTTCTTTTGATGATTTCATAAAAAATTTGCAGCCGAAAGATTGTATTTTCCGGATCAATAGAGACATTCGTTTTTCCCGTGACAAACTGCCCTACAAGAAAAATTTCGGCGCTTTCATCGCACCCAAAGGTAGAAGGGCCGGGTATGCCGGGTACTATTTTCATGTAGAACCGGGTAATTCGTTTGCAGCAGGTGGTATCTACAGGCCTTCCTCCAAAAGTTTGAAAGCCATACGTACGGAGATATACGAGAATACAGCTGAATTTAAGGGGATCATCTACGATCCCGGCTTTATGGAGCAGTTTGGTACAATCGTTTCCGACGGCAAACTGAAAACTGCACCCAAGGGCTTCCCGAAGGATTTTGAAGATGTAGATCTCCTGAACTACAAGGATTATACGGTGTTAAAGCCGTTTGAAGAAGATCTGCTGACATCAGAAGCGCTTACGGAGGAAATTATGGAAGCCTTTGAAACGGTTTACCCTTTAAATCAGTTTATCAATGAGGCGATTGACTTCCATACGGAAGGGTCTGCGTATTAA